A stretch of Dyella sp. BiH032 DNA encodes these proteins:
- a CDS encoding Smr/MutS family protein has translation MKRRPPATVTDDDARLFRDAIGEVRRLDAVEPPAAPKPEPRAHMLEADEAAVPGELLDMAFDPGLMEVGEELSYLRDGYPLKLLRQLKRGQFSVQDDIDLHQMNAAAAQATIAAFLAEAHERGWRCVRIVHGKGLRSKSSGPVLKVLTDRLLRRRDDVIAFASARPMQGGTGAVVVLLKD, from the coding sequence ATGAAACGCCGACCTCCCGCCACCGTGACCGACGACGATGCGCGCCTGTTCCGCGATGCCATCGGCGAGGTCCGCCGTCTCGATGCGGTCGAGCCGCCGGCTGCGCCCAAACCCGAGCCGCGCGCCCACATGCTGGAGGCGGACGAGGCTGCAGTGCCCGGCGAACTGCTGGACATGGCCTTCGATCCCGGGCTCATGGAAGTCGGCGAGGAACTCAGCTATCTGCGCGACGGTTATCCGCTCAAATTGCTCAGGCAGCTCAAGCGCGGCCAGTTCAGCGTGCAGGACGACATCGACCTGCATCAAATGAATGCCGCGGCCGCGCAGGCCACCATCGCCGCGTTCCTGGCCGAGGCGCACGAACGCGGATGGCGATGCGTCCGCATCGTGCATGGCAAGGGTTTACGCTCCAAGAGCAGCGGCCCGGTGCTGAAGGTGCTGACCGACCGGCTGTTGCGGCGGCGTGACGACGTGATCGCGTTCGCTTCGGCGCGACCGATGCAGGGCGGCACCGGCGCTGTGGTGGTGCTGCTGAAGGACTGA